The segment TACTCGAAAGCGGCGCGGACCGCCGCGACGTGGTTGTGGATTGTTGGGATTGTGATCAGCACCGCCGGCTTGTCGCCCGCCGCCGCCCAGACGAATCTCGCGCCGCCGTCGCCCGTACCATCGATAGGAATCCCGGACGCGTACCCGCCTGGCTACGGAAACCAACCGTTACCTTCGCCCAACAATGAGTTTGGCCAGCCGAGTGTTTCGCCGCCAGGAATTTCTTCGTCGAACTTTAACTCAGGTGGCACGTTAGTTTCCGTTCCTGGCGAACTGCAATCACTGCTCAGCTCCGGCGGCGTTCCCTCCAGCGTCGCCCAGTTGCGTTTGATGGAAACTCAGCAGACCAAAGTTTCAAAACTTGCAGACTCTTGCACCGTCAGCGTCCAGATTGGACCGGCACAAGGATGCGGTGTCATCATCACCGAAAGTGGCTTCATCCTGACCGCAGCTCACGTTGCGATGCGTCCCAACAAATTGGCGATGGTGACGATGTCCGATGGACGAACCGTCCGTGCCACCACCCTTGGCATGAACCGCAACGTCGATGCTGGACTGATGAAGATCGAACCCAACCAGAACGGTGGCCGCCCTTGGCCGCATGCCTCGCTCGGAACAAGCAAAGACTTGGTCGCGGGAATGTGGTGCATCGCGACCGGACACCCTGGCGGCTACGACCCGGAACGCAGCACAGTGACCCGAGTGGGCCGAATTTTGCGAGTACGCGAGGGCGCGATCGAAACCGATTGCGCGTTGATCGGCGGCGATAGTGGTGGTCCACTGTTCGACCTTAGCGGCCGATTGATTGCGGTGCACAGCCGAATCGGGAACGATGTCGCCGAAAACCTTCACGTTCCAATCGACTTCTATGGCACATCGTGGGATCGAATGCGGCAAAACGATGCCTGGGGTTTTTTGCCCGGGTTCCGTCCCGTCTTGGGTGTCACGGGCAGCCCGAGTTTAACGCGAGCAGTTATCGAAATTGTTCGCACTGGATCGCCTGCCGAAGAAGCCGGCATGCAGGTGGGTGATATTATCGAGCAATTTGGCGACGTCGTCATTAGCGACTTTGCTTCGCTAAAATCAGCGGTCGCTGACACAATGCCAGGAGAGCGAGTCTCCGTTTGGTTGAATCGTTCGAACGATCGAATACGAGTGAGTGTGGAAGTCGGTCGTGCCGACTAAATCTATCGGACTTCGCACAAGTCAGAGGACCGTTCTGTCTATGAAAACATCAGCAATCATGAATCTCGTATCAAAACGCAGTCTTCGCTGGATGGTGTCGACGTTGCTGTTCATGGCGTCGTCGACATTGGTAACATCCACGTCGACGTCACCAGCCAACGCCGATGAACGCCGCGACAACGCCGATATGACTCGGTTGATTCGGCCGATCTCGGATTCCGTCCAGTACTCGGTTGCCCAAGTCCTTAGCGGTGGACGCCCAGTGGCACTGGCCACGATCGTTTCGTCAGATGGCTATTTGTTGACCAAACGTAGCGAATTGAGCGGCGATCCGATCCGAATTCGGCTGTATGACGGCCGTCTGTATCCCGCCCGCGTCGCCGCCGTTCGTCGCCGGAACGATCTGGCCCTGCTTCGCATTGACGCGCCAATCAAGTTGACGCCATTGGAGATGGAAGACTACTTGCCACCGGTGGCTAGCTTCCTGATCAGCCCCGGCCGAACCGGGCGCCCCGTGGGGATCGGCGTGCTTGGCGTCCAACCACGAAAGATCGAACACAAAGGTCGGCTTGGCGTGTTGCTAGTCGACAACGCGGACGGCCGCGCGCTGGTCGACGAAGTCCATCCGAACAGCGGTGCCGATTCAGCGGGTGTCGCACGAGGTGACTTGATCGTTGCAATCAACGGTCATCGCGAAGTCAGCAAGAACAGTGTGATGGAAACGCTTCGCGGCATGTTCCCGGGTGAAGACGTGCGACTGACGATCTTGCGTCCCGGCAAGACCCAAGGACTCGAGACCATGGAAATGGATGCTCGGATTCGTGATTTGAACATGATGCGAGAATCCGAAAACGACTCGCGAGTCAACGGTCCGCGAAACGACCGACTCAGTGGATTCGATCGCGTCATCCAGCACGATACGGTATTAGATCCCGATGAGTGCGGCGGTCCGATCTTGGACACGTCGGGCCGAGTGATCGGCATCAACATCGCCCGCGCCGGTCGCGTTGTCAGCTACGCCCTGCCATCGTCACTCGTCATGACTGAACTGGCCAGCATGCTGCAAGAAACTCGGCGTGCCGAGTAATTTGCCAACACCTATGCGGCATCGCTGACGCTCAAAGAATCTTTTGCAGGATCGCTAAGTCGATCCACTGATTGTCCAGATTGCCGATCTCTTTTTGAACGCCGACCAACTCATAACCGTGGCGGTAATGGAACGCCATGCTGCGTTGGTTCGTCGCGATCACACGAGACATCAAATGATGAACCTGACCGTCACGGCATCGCTGCTCGACATCCACGATCAAAGAATTGGCGACACCCTTTCCGATCGCTTCAGGCGATAGATAAATCGCCCATTCAAGGCTCATACGAAACCCGTAGCGAATGCTGAACTGGCGAGCAGATGCCCATCCGAGCATTTGTTCACCGTCGACACAAACCACCCAGGTCTCGGGCGATTTGATCAGCAGTAATTCACTGACCTGGGTTGCAGTCCAAGGCAATACGTCGAACGTCGCACCACCGGCAAGCACATGATGGTTGTAAATGTCTGCGATCGCCCCCGCATCGGTATGCACCGCTGCCCGAACGATCCGCCCAGCCGACTGGCCGACACTTGACTGGTGATTGCTTACTGATTCGCACACGTTGGGGATTCCTTGCCCGTTTGATTCCATAGCCATCGAATTTCTTTTTCAATCAACGCCTCTTGTTCCGGCGACGCGATACCCGCGTGTTTAAGACCGGAAAGCTTGACGACTCGCCGGTCACCGGCATAGCAATCGATCAGCTCATCTTGAATTGACGGTGGAACCAGTTCATCTTTCTCGGACTGCATGAAAACGGCGGGCAACGACACCTGCGGCGCGGTTTTCATCGCATTCATCTCGTCACTAAGACTTTCCGCAATCGACCGCACCCTTTGTCCAAGCGGATATTGGCGAGCGATCCGCATCACCACAGGAATCAGCGGTGGCGGGTTCCGCAACACCAAACCGGCTGACGCATCGCCGCAATCCATCGTCGCCGCGACATGTAGCGCAACGTTGCACCCGAGCGAATTGCCACACAACCAGATTACACCTGGTACGACGCTACCGGCTTGGACAACATTGCGAAAGAAATGCTGGGCCGCGATCGCGATCGACTGCAAACTGGCTCGTCCTTCGCTGCGACCGTATCCCGGCGGATTCCATGTCCAGACCTCGCCGCGCACACCGTCCAACATTGAAACCGGCGTCATCGACGACCGTTCAGCACGACCGGCCGTGCCCGGAAACTTCAAAACCAACAAATCGGCTGGACCGTCGTCGTCGAAATTTCGCTGCACGAAACATTCCAGCGATCGACCGCAAACATCCATCATCACCCGAGTCTGCACGCCATGCGGGATATGCACTCGTGAAGGGCGCAGCACCATCCGATCGAGCAGATAACGACGAAACGATTGAAGCGGCTTGCCCATAGTCGGCTCCGTAGAACCCTTCGGCCTTAGTGAACGCGTTGTCCGGGCTTGGCACCCTCGTCGATGCCCAAGACGTAAACTTCGGCACCGCCAGGGCCGGATGCCGTGACCATCCCCTCGCTTAGTCCAAAACGCATTTTACGCGGTTTCAAGTTAGCGACCATCACGACCAATCGGCCGACCAGAGCTTCGGGCTCGTAGGCTGCTTTGATTCCCGCGAAGACCTGACGACGCTCGTCGCCACCAAGGCTTAGCGTCAACTTCAACAATTTGTTCGCTTCTGGCACATGCTCGGCAGCAATCACTCGCGCAACTCGCAGATCGACCTTCGTGAAATCATCAATCGAGATTTCGTCGGCAAGCGGTTCGTCCTTCAACGGCTGATCGCTGTCGTTGTACTGTGCTGCAGCATCAGCGATCGCGTCACCAGCGGCATCGGCATCCGCAACTTCTTTACTCTCGTCAATCATCTTCTGTAATTCCTCGGGGTTGAGTCGGTCTAACATGCGTTCAAATTTGGCGACGGGTGTTCCCAGCAGCGGCGTCTTGCTTTGGTCCCAGTGCGTGATCGAATCACCCAGCAAGCGTTCACACTGGCCGGCCAATTCAGGCAACACGGGCGCCAAGTAAATCGCCAATTGCCGGAACAAGTTCAGCGCGATCGTGCAGACGTCGCGAAGTTCGCCTTCACGAGCTGGGTCTTTCTTCATTTCCCATGGCTTGGCGTGTTCAACGAACGGGTTAGCGGCGTCGGCCAGTTCCATGATCTTTCGAGTTGCCCGGCTGAAGTCACCGGCTTCGTAAGCCGCCGCGATTTCATCGCCCGCTTCGGCGGCATTCTTGAACAGCCCGCCATCGTCAGGATAAGTAGCGGCCAATCCCGTTTGACCTGCAAACTTGCCCACTCGGCTAGCCAAGTTGACCACCTTGCCGACCAAGTCGCTGTTCACTTTGTCAGCAAATTCTTCGATGCCCAAATCCAAATCTTCGACGCGAGTCGAAAGCTTGGTTGCATAGAAGTATCGCAGGTACGACGGATGGGCGTACTTCAAATAGCTTTCCGCCGACACAAGCGTGCCATCACGCTTGGACATTTTCTTGCCATCGACATTCAAGAATCCGTGGATGTGCACCTTCGTTGGAAGACTAAATCCGGCCGTCTTCAACATCCCTGGCCAAAACAGAGTGTGAAAATACGTGATGTCCTTGCCGATGAAGTGGTGGATTTCGCAATCGTCGCTCTTCCACCAATCGTCAAGTTTTTCGTTGTTGATTTCGCACCACTGCGCCGTGCTGGCGATGTACCCGATCGGTGCGTCGAACCAGACGTACCAAAAGTTACCTGGAGCATCAGGGATTTCAAAACCAAAATACGGTGCGGGACGGCTGATGTCCCAGTCGCGAAGCGCGTCGGCCAAAAAGTGGCCTTTCAAATAGTTGGCAATCTCACTTTGCAGTGCATCGCCGGATTCCACCCAATCGGCCAAAAAACCGTGCAACTTTTCAAGCTCGACAAACAGGTGATTTGCCGCCTTCATCACCGGCGTCGCACCACTGAGCGTACTCTTGGGATCGATCAAATCCGTCGGTGCATAGGTATGACCGTTGTTGCAGTTGTCGCCCGCTTGGTCGGTCAGGCCACACTGAGGACAGGTACCACGGACGAAACGATCGGCCAGGAACGTTTCGGCTTCGGGGTCGAACAGTTGCTCGATCGTACGTTCGACGATCAGATTCGCATCACGCAGTGACTGCCAAATCTGGTGACACAGATCGCGGTTCGCTTCGCTGTTGGTGCTGCCGTAGTGATCGAACTCGATGCCAAATCCGGCAAAGTCACGCTGGTGCGACTCGCTCATCGCGGCGATCAATTCTTCTTCGCTGCGGCCTTCTTTCCGAGCACGGATCATGATCGCGGTGCCGTGCGTATCATCGGCACAAATGTACAGACATCGGTTCCCACGCAGTTTCTGAAATCGCACCCAAATGTCGGTTTGGATGTATTCGACCAAGTGACCGATGTGGATCGGACCGTTGGCGTAGGGAAGAGCGCTGGTGACGAGAATTTTTCGTGTCATGGAAGTCGCATGTCAATTTCGGAATGAGCCCCGAACGAATTGGGGGATCGGGATTGTAGTCGTCTTGCCCAAACTCGACGACGTGTGTTGTTTTTTGGCAAAACCTGTTTCTTTCGCGAATAACGCCAGCTTTTCTTGCGAAAAACGTCCGTGAAACACGAAAAAACTAAAGTTCCGCCGACCTCGCGACTCATTGCACTTGCCGCGCGGGTACCGCTTGCGGCACTATCGCCGTCGGCACCCGCAAAAGGTGGGTGACTTTTCGGCATTGGGCGATCGGCAGGATGCAGGCCGCCCAAAACGTTTGAATCGAAATCTCCGACACTGGTCCACGGAGGGACGCACGTGACGAGGCTGATGTTCGCATGGGCAGCAACTGTAGGGTTGCTCGCCGTCACACTGATGAGTTCGGTTGCCACAGCCGCCGACGCCATCTTGATTGAGTTTTCATCGTCGCATTGCGTGCCTTGCCAAGCAATGAAGCCGGTGTTGGCCCAACTTGAACGAAGCGGAGTCCCCATCCGTCACGTCGATGTGGCCAGCGAGCCCGCTGTCGCATCGCGTTACGGCATCCGCAAAACGCCGACCTTCATCGTCGTGTCAGGCGGCAAAGAAGTCACTCGGCTGGTCGGTATCCAAACGTTCGATCAACTGCAACGAGCGATCGCGACCGATCCGTCTGGTCCACTGTTCGCCACCGGCGCTGTCAAACGTTCGTTCGATGACATCCCCGCACCGCAGACTCGGCTAGCTCCAGTTGGATCCCAACTTGGATCCTTCCAATCGCGACCAGCACCGACCGATCCGCTATTTGGACAACCCACCCCCCCTAGCAATCCCAACACGCTCGTTGCCGCGGCCGCCCCAAGCAACAACATACGTAGTGAAGCGATGCCGAACATGTCCGCGGCCGACGCCGTGCAACGCGCCGAGGCGGCAACGGTCCGGTTGCGAGTCCACGATGGCAAAGGCTACGGCGCTGGCACCGGCACGATCATCGATACTCATGGCGAAGACGCCTTGGTGCTGACTTGTGGTCACCTGTTCCGCGACAACGAAGGCAAAGGAAAAATCGAAGTCGACATTTTTGTCGGCGGCGAAGTTCGAACGGTCTTGGGCGAGGTCATCGACTTTGACGCCGACACTCGCGACATCGCATTGGTCGCGATTCGCCCTGGATTTCCAGTTCACCCGGTCAGTGTGGTAAGCCTGGACGAATTGCCGCGCAACGGCCAAACCGTGTTCAGCTTTGGCTGCGATCGCGGCGACGACCCATCGCGGCGTGATACAAGAATCACCGGCATCAACAAATACAATCAACATCTCGGTGCCTCGAATATCGAAATCGACGGAGCACCGATCGATGGTCGCAGCGGTGGCGGACTATTCGACGAACAAGGTCGACTGGTCGGCGTCTGCAACGCAGCAGATTACAAGAATGACGTTGGAATCTATGCCGGATCGGGTGCCGTCCAGTGGCAACTCGACCGCGTGAACCTATCGCACCTGTATCAGCCCAACCCGGCCGCATCGGTTGCGTCAGCACCCCAAACACAAAACCAGTCACCACAAAATCCGCCGGCCGACCGAATCGCGAGTCTGCCAAACGGAGTCCAGCAAGATTTTGGACAAGTCATGCAGGCATCGGCGATCAGCAGCGACCAAGAAGTCATCGTCATCGTTCGCGACCGCAACAATCCGGGCGCCAAATCCCAAGTGATGACCCTGCGAGAACCAACCGCAGACCTAATGCAAATGATCCAGCGTCACGCCCGTTAAACGGCTTGAGCAGTTCACGGTAAAAAAGAACAGTTCGCACTCATCTGACAAAAACTTGCGGACTTTGGCATGGTAAAGTAATCGCCGTTGGCGGACTAATCCTACTTTTGCCCTGCGTACCCCGAGTCATTTCATGCGTTTCGTTTTGCTTGCGGCACTGAGTCTTGTTAGCGTGTTTCTTCATGCCCAAGAAGTTGCCAATATTGTTGCCAGTGATGCAAAAGTAGAATTGGTGGGTAACGGATACTCGTTCACCGAAGGGCCGAACGCAGATGCCGATGGCAACGTCTACTTCACCGACCAGCCGAACGATCAGATTGTCTTCTATGACTTTGCGACGGGGAAAACATCGACCTGGATGCAACCGGCCGGCCGCAGCAACGGTCTGTACTTTGTCGCTCCACATACGTTGATCGCCTGTGCCGACGGCAACAACGAACTTTGGACGATTGACGTCAACACAAAACAGCCCAAGGTCTTAATTGACCAAGTCGATGGCCGACGCTTTGGTGGTCCCAACGATTGCTGGGTCGATTCGGATGGCTCGATCTATTTCACCGACCCATTGTACAAGCGACCTTACTGGACGCACACGATTCCCGATGACAACCCGCGCGGCGTGTACCGTTTATCAACCGACGGCACACTGACGCGGATCGCCGACGATTTGGTTCAGCCCAACGGCATCATTGGCGACGTGAA is part of the Rubripirellula reticaptiva genome and harbors:
- the metG gene encoding methionine--tRNA ligase, with translation MTRKILVTSALPYANGPIHIGHLVEYIQTDIWVRFQKLRGNRCLYICADDTHGTAIMIRARKEGRSEEELIAAMSESHQRDFAGFGIEFDHYGSTNSEANRDLCHQIWQSLRDANLIVERTIEQLFDPEAETFLADRFVRGTCPQCGLTDQAGDNCNNGHTYAPTDLIDPKSTLSGATPVMKAANHLFVELEKLHGFLADWVESGDALQSEIANYLKGHFLADALRDWDISRPAPYFGFEIPDAPGNFWYVWFDAPIGYIASTAQWCEINNEKLDDWWKSDDCEIHHFIGKDITYFHTLFWPGMLKTAGFSLPTKVHIHGFLNVDGKKMSKRDGTLVSAESYLKYAHPSYLRYFYATKLSTRVEDLDLGIEEFADKVNSDLVGKVVNLASRVGKFAGQTGLAATYPDDGGLFKNAAEAGDEIAAAYEAGDFSRATRKIMELADAANPFVEHAKPWEMKKDPAREGELRDVCTIALNLFRQLAIYLAPVLPELAGQCERLLGDSITHWDQSKTPLLGTPVAKFERMLDRLNPEELQKMIDESKEVADADAAGDAIADAAAQYNDSDQPLKDEPLADEISIDDFTKVDLRVARVIAAEHVPEANKLLKLTLSLGGDERRQVFAGIKAAYEPEALVGRLVVMVANLKPRKMRFGLSEGMVTASGPGGAEVYVLGIDEGAKPGQRVH
- a CDS encoding S1C family serine protease, with amino-acid sequence MKTSAIMNLVSKRSLRWMVSTLLFMASSTLVTSTSTSPANADERRDNADMTRLIRPISDSVQYSVAQVLSGGRPVALATIVSSDGYLLTKRSELSGDPIRIRLYDGRLYPARVAAVRRRNDLALLRIDAPIKLTPLEMEDYLPPVASFLISPGRTGRPVGIGVLGVQPRKIEHKGRLGVLLVDNADGRALVDEVHPNSGADSAGVARGDLIVAINGHREVSKNSVMETLRGMFPGEDVRLTILRPGKTQGLETMEMDARIRDLNMMRESENDSRVNGPRNDRLSGFDRVIQHDTVLDPDECGGPILDTSGRVIGINIARAGRVVSYALPSSLVMTELASMLQETRRAE
- a CDS encoding SMP-30/gluconolactonase/LRE family protein yields the protein MRFVLLAALSLVSVFLHAQEVANIVASDAKVELVGNGYSFTEGPNADADGNVYFTDQPNDQIVFYDFATGKTSTWMQPAGRSNGLYFVAPHTLIACADGNNELWTIDVNTKQPKVLIDQVDGRRFGGPNDCWVDSDGSIYFTDPLYKRPYWTHTIPDDNPRGVYRLSTDGTLTRIADDLVQPNGIIGDVKNRTLYVADIGDKKTYRYDIAEDGSLTNRKLFCQSGSDGMTIDVERRIYLTGSDGVTVYAPSGEKVATIPVPRGWTANVTFAGPENKHLFITAQDSVFTIKTTTQGLAKGM
- a CDS encoding S1C family serine protease; translated protein: MRLLSPTLSTIRLDASMSGQDDLHQHEAAYSKAARTAATWLWIVGIVISTAGLSPAAAQTNLAPPSPVPSIGIPDAYPPGYGNQPLPSPNNEFGQPSVSPPGISSSNFNSGGTLVSVPGELQSLLSSGGVPSSVAQLRLMETQQTKVSKLADSCTVSVQIGPAQGCGVIITESGFILTAAHVAMRPNKLAMVTMSDGRTVRATTLGMNRNVDAGLMKIEPNQNGGRPWPHASLGTSKDLVAGMWCIATGHPGGYDPERSTVTRVGRILRVREGAIETDCALIGGDSGGPLFDLSGRLIAVHSRIGNDVAENLHVPIDFYGTSWDRMRQNDAWGFLPGFRPVLGVTGSPSLTRAVIEIVRTGSPAEEAGMQVGDIIEQFGDVVISDFASLKSAVADTMPGERVSVWLNRSNDRIRVSVEVGRAD
- a CDS encoding alpha/beta hydrolase, with translation MGKPLQSFRRYLLDRMVLRPSRVHIPHGVQTRVMMDVCGRSLECFVQRNFDDDGPADLLVLKFPGTAGRAERSSMTPVSMLDGVRGEVWTWNPPGYGRSEGRASLQSIAIAAQHFFRNVVQAGSVVPGVIWLCGNSLGCNVALHVAATMDCGDASAGLVLRNPPPLIPVVMRIARQYPLGQRVRSIAESLSDEMNAMKTAPQVSLPAVFMQSEKDELVPPSIQDELIDCYAGDRRVVKLSGLKHAGIASPEQEALIEKEIRWLWNQTGKESPTCANQ
- a CDS encoding trypsin-like peptidase domain-containing protein; the encoded protein is MTRLMFAWAATVGLLAVTLMSSVATAADAILIEFSSSHCVPCQAMKPVLAQLERSGVPIRHVDVASEPAVASRYGIRKTPTFIVVSGGKEVTRLVGIQTFDQLQRAIATDPSGPLFATGAVKRSFDDIPAPQTRLAPVGSQLGSFQSRPAPTDPLFGQPTPPSNPNTLVAAAAPSNNIRSEAMPNMSAADAVQRAEAATVRLRVHDGKGYGAGTGTIIDTHGEDALVLTCGHLFRDNEGKGKIEVDIFVGGEVRTVLGEVIDFDADTRDIALVAIRPGFPVHPVSVVSLDELPRNGQTVFSFGCDRGDDPSRRDTRITGINKYNQHLGASNIEIDGAPIDGRSGGGLFDEQGRLVGVCNAADYKNDVGIYAGSGAVQWQLDRVNLSHLYQPNPAASVASAPQTQNQSPQNPPADRIASLPNGVQQDFGQVMQASAISSDQEVIVIVRDRNNPGAKSQVMTLREPTADLMQMIQRHAR
- a CDS encoding GNAT family N-acetyltransferase; protein product: MCESVSNHQSSVGQSAGRIVRAAVHTDAGAIADIYNHHVLAGGATFDVLPWTATQVSELLLIKSPETWVVCVDGEQMLGWASARQFSIRYGFRMSLEWAIYLSPEAIGKGVANSLIVDVEQRCRDGQVHHLMSRVIATNQRSMAFHYRHGYELVGVQKEIGNLDNQWIDLAILQKIL